From the unidentified bacterial endosymbiont genome, one window contains:
- the ulaR gene encoding HTH-type transcriptional regulator UlaR: MTEAQRHQILLDLLAQSGFVTVEKVIDRLGISPATARRDINKLDESGKLKKVRNGAEAISQQRPRWTPMNIHQAQNHDEKVRIARAASQLVNPGESVVINCGSTAFLLGQEMCGKPVQIITNYLPLANYLIDKEHESVVIMGGQYNKSQSITLSPQDHENHLYAGHWMFTSGKGLTADGLYKTDMLTAMAEQNMLNVVGKLVVLVDSSKVGERAGMLFSRAEQINMVITGKTASPKVLQKLEDQGVKILLV; encoded by the coding sequence ATGACGGAAGCGCAACGGCATCAAATTTTACTGGATCTCCTGGCGCAATCCGGGTTTGTCACCGTCGAGAAAGTGATCGATCGTCTGGGAATTTCCCCGGCGACGGCGCGTCGGGATATCAACAAGCTGGATGAAAGCGGTAAGCTAAAAAAAGTGCGTAACGGTGCGGAAGCCATCAGCCAGCAGCGTCCCCGCTGGACGCCGATGAACATCCATCAGGCGCAAAATCACGACGAAAAAGTACGGATTGCCAGAGCGGCCTCTCAGTTGGTAAACCCTGGAGAGAGCGTCGTGATCAACTGCGGCTCCACGGCGTTTCTTCTGGGCCAGGAGATGTGCGGGAAACCGGTGCAGATCATCACCAACTATTTGCCGCTCGCTAACTATCTCATCGACAAAGAGCATGAAAGCGTGGTGATCATGGGCGGCCAGTACAATAAAAGCCAGTCCATTACCCTCAGCCCCCAGGACCACGAAAACCACCTCTATGCCGGACACTGGATGTTTACCAGCGGTAAAGGCCTTACCGCTGATGGACTGTATAAAACCGATATGCTGACCGCGATGGCGGAACAAAACATGCTTAACGTGGTTGGCAAGCTGGTGGTGCTGGTCGATAGCAGCAAAGTCGGCGAGCGCGCGGGCATGCTGTTCAGCCGTGCAGAGCAGATCAACATGGTGATCACCGGCAAAACCGCTAGCCCGAAGGTTCTCCAGAAGCTGGAAGATCAGGGCGTGAAAATTCTGCTCGTTTAA